The Streptomyces sp. NBC_00102 genome segment CGCCGCCGAGGAGAAGATCGACGCCGACATCCACCGGGGCGGCGTCCTCGAAGTCGCGTACACCCCGGCGCAGCTCGCCCGGCTCAAGGACTACCACTCCGTCGAGATCGCCTTCGGCGAGCGGGACCGGGTGCTGCGCGGCGCCCGCGAGACCGCCGAACGGATCAAGGTCAACGGTGCGGTCGGCTCCACCTGGACCCCGCACGGCGCCCGCCTCCACCCCGCGAAACTGGTCACCGGGCTCGCGGCGGCCGTCGAGGCGCTCGGCGTCACCGTCCACGAGTCGACCCCGGTCACCGAGATCCGGCCCAAGCACGCCGTCACCCCGTACGGCACGGTCCGCGCCCCGTACATCCTGCGCTGCACCGAAGGGTTCACCGCGAGCGTCAAGGGCCACCGGCGCACCTGGCTCCCGATGAACTCCTCGATGATCGTCACCGAACCCCTGCCGGCCGCCCTCTGGGACACCCTCGGCTGGGAGGGCCGCGAGACCCTCGGCGACATGGCGCACGCCTACATGTACGCCCAGCGCACCGCCGACGACCGGATCGCGCTCGGCGGGCGCGGCGTCCCGTACCGCTTCGGCTCGAAGACCGACACCGACGGGCGCACGGCCCCCGGCACGGTCGAGGCGCTGCGCGACCTCCTCGTCCGCTTCTTCCCCGCCGCCGCCGGGGTCGCCGTCGACCACGCCTGGTCGGGGGTGCTCGGCGTGCCGCGCGACTGGTGCGCGACGGTCACCCTGGACCGCTCCACCGGCCTCGGCTGGGCGGGCGGCTACGTCGGCTCCGGCGTCGCCACCGCCAACCTCGCCGCCCGCACCCTGCGCGACCTGATCCAGCAGGACTCCGGGCAGGCCGGCCCGACCGGGCTGACCGCCCTGCCGTGGGTGAACCACCGGGTACGCCGCTGGGAACCCGAACCGCTGCGCTGGCTCGGCGTCCACGGCATGTA includes the following:
- a CDS encoding FAD-binding oxidoreductase encodes the protein MSSGRTAGTVNGGISFWFARAGIPAPREPLPGDTHADVCIVGGGYTGLWTAYYLKKAVPFLNITVLEAKFCGYGASGRNGGWLYNGVAGRDRYAKLHGHDAAVRLQRAMNDTVGEVVRVAAEEKIDADIHRGGVLEVAYTPAQLARLKDYHSVEIAFGERDRVLRGARETAERIKVNGAVGSTWTPHGARLHPAKLVTGLAAAVEALGVTVHESTPVTEIRPKHAVTPYGTVRAPYILRCTEGFTASVKGHRRTWLPMNSSMIVTEPLPAALWDTLGWEGRETLGDMAHAYMYAQRTADDRIALGGRGVPYRFGSKTDTDGRTAPGTVEALRDLLVRFFPAAAGVAVDHAWSGVLGVPRDWCATVTLDRSTGLGWAGGYVGSGVATANLAARTLRDLIQQDSGQAGPTGLTALPWVNHRVRRWEPEPLRWLGVHGMYAAYRAADRRETSSSRADSDPLARVADRIAGRH